The sequence tctgttcatcTGGTccgtgtgtctgtttttgtgccaggaccacacaactgttttggttactgtagctttgtaatattgtttGAGGTCAGGGAGCGAGATGCCACCAGCCTGTTCTCCTTTCTGAGAATCGCTTTGTCTATTCCTGGTCCTTTGTTGTTCCACACAAATATTAGGATCCTTTGCTCTATTTCTGAGAaatatgccattggaattttggtagggattgcttTCAGTGTGTACATTGCTCTGggtagaatggacattttaacaatattcatccTTCCAACCCATGAGCATGTgatatctttctatttccttgtatcttcttcaatttcttcatcaatgTCCTAAAGTTTTCAATGTGCAGGCctttcacatccttggttaaacttattcctaggtgttttgttctttttgatgcagatGTCATtcggattgttttctttttctttttgatggttCATTATTAGTGGTTAGAAATGCAGCTGTTTTTTGCGTATTGACTGTCACTTTACTGAATTCCTTTACTAGTTCTAATAGTTCTTTGGTGGAATGATGTGGAAAATTGTAACTGTAACTGATATGTGGGTGAGCGTCCGCACACCTAGGGGAAGTGGAGATCAGGTGAAAGTCTGGCACTCCAGGAAGTGGCCAGTTCCACGATGTAGCAACAACGACCCAACATTGGCTCTATTTGTTACCTGGGCCCCGCTCCCCAGTCACCGAGCTCTCTGGACCTTGAAGCAGGTCCCTATAAGACTTGGGACAGTGCTTACGGTAGAGATTTTCCACCAGTGTGTTGCTTCCTCTGACCACAGCCCTCCCTTCCTGGTTCATGtagttccacagatgcagtgcgTAGGAGTCGTTGAAGCTCGGCTCTGTGTCCCAGGCTTCATAGTAGCGCCTCCACGCTGCATAGGAGATGGGATAAAATCTTTGGGGGTGTAAGAAGGAGAAGTTTAAACACTTGAGGTCGCTCACCTCCTGGAAGTCTCTGAGTTTGCACCATACTCTCAAAATCCTTGTCATCAATTCGGGACCCTGGTGGCCCCAAATATCTGAATTGTAATTTTCCACAAAGTTTTCCATGCACTGCCACAGGAaagggtggtgggggaggaatCCAAACACCCCATTACTGGAGAACTGAGATGTCTGCGCAGCCAGAAAGTTGTCCTCGGGGATGGGTCTGATGGAGATGACATCAGTATCCATGTAGACACCACCGTACTTCCAGATGAAGGCCAGGCGGGATGCATCTGAACTGACGTGGAGCCAGTATCTCTCTGCGCTGCTGTTGATCTGCAGGAACAGGTGCAAATCAGCCCCCaggcaggggaagagggagggatgtCACAGCAAGAGGCCAGGCACAGGGTAGCTGAGCAGGAAGCAAGCCAACTTCCCAAAACTCTATTTGCTAAAAGCCCAATATTGCAAATGTACCAAAATTACCTCCACCCAAAAAAGTTGCCTTTAAGTGAAAAGTGTACAGCAATCAGTATCAATGGGAAGGTTTTAGCAGCTTTTAAAGATTTCATGAAATCGTTTTTTGAAAAAAGCAGTAGAAAGATGAAACCCAGAAGGGATTTCACAATGAACCCTATGAGTCACTTTCAGCAGGATGGAAATTAACCACAAATATGAAACTGTGAAGGAAGAATTTTTTGGTAAGTCCTAAAAGTGCTGAgaactgataaagaaaaaaaaataaatatgaaaatataagatAGATTAATAGCTATGCTCTTTGAGAAATTgataaaagaatcttaaaatgcaTCCATGCCTTCATCCACTAATTAATTCCTTTAATAATATTCATTGAAGGCCTACTTGCTATTTGCCAAGCTCTAAGCTGctaaggatacagcagtgaacaaacagataaaaatctTTACTGGCAGGAGAtagacaacaaacaaataaatatatcatatgTTGGGTGTTCATAAggaatatgaaggaaaaaaagtcagGCGAGGGGGCTATAAAGGGGGCAGGATACAGCACTATCTTATCTTGTGTTCGAACAGAACACTGGATGAAGTGGGTGGATGAACCATGCTGCTACCTCCGAGAAGAGGGCTCTAggtagaggaaacagcaagtgcaagggccctggggcaggagcacGCTCACTATGTACAGGAACAGGAAAACAGCAGTGCAGAGTAGTGAAGGGAGAAGGGTAGGAAACCAGATCAGAGCGGGGACAGGGGCGGGAGTGAGGGAGGATCCCGTAGGCTGGGGTAAAGACCGAAATGATTTGGAAGGTTTGAAAGAAAGGAGTGGTGTGATCTGAATTAGTCTAAAAGGGGTCACACTGGGTGCAGTGTGGAAAAtagatgggggcagggggcaagggCAGAAGCAAAGAGGCAAGTTAGGAAGCTGTTGAAATAATCCAGGCAGGGGATGATGGTGGTTTAGACCAGGGTGACGATAAAGGAGATGAGAGAAGTGGTCACATTCTGGGCACACGGTAAAGATAAAGCCGGTCAGGATgtgctgatggattggatatggAGCTGGAGACAGAGGAGTCAAGGATAACTGAAAACGCTGAaatgtgaacaaaacagaaatttactttgaaacgaataaaaataaaccattatAAATGCCAGTGTTCCCAAATGGAATGCTAAAATTTTGAATACAGAAAACACAGTagatttttctgaatttaaatatGTTGATTAAAAGATTAAACAATGACCCTTGGCTTTTgacaaaagaaacatttttttaaattctactaTAAAGCCAAACGAAAGCAAGTCCACTAAGACTTTGCAGAAATCTTCACCTGAGCTATTAACGTCATTATATTGTATACAGTTGCTGAAAACCTcatgaataataatagctacaatTTATCAATAactgtggtggtgggatgaattgggagattgggattgacatgtatacactaatatgtataaaatggataactaataagaacctgctgtataaaaaaataaatctaattcaaaaattcaaagaaaatttatCAATAACTGTTCTGATCTCTTATAATCTACACAAATCCTCAGAAATAGGTGCTATTATTAGTCCtatttttcaagtgaaaaattaaaaggaaagaccAAGAAGTTCAGTCATTTGTGCAAGGTAAGAGAGGCAGAGGTTAGATtttaacccaggcagtctgactccagagaccCACTTACTTTcagtaaaaataagtaaagttGATTCTTTGGTAAATTGGTGATTATTAGTGAACAGACCCAGATATCAAAAGCCGCACAGAAGGAAGGAAGCCTACCTTGATGTGGGCATTGGACTAACATCAACGTAAAACACAAGGCTCCCCCAGAGGTGAGCACCAGAAAGGGGATtaggattctgtttgctcattccctccccaccccctcagtACTCATCCCTGGGCATCTTCAAGGGCTACAGTTGCCCAAATCAGTGCAGCAAATCCAGTGGTCACCAGCAAGTGATGGCACGCTAGGCCATCCTAACAGCTGGCCACCAGCTATCCTATTGTAGCCTAACTGGAGCAGAAGATACCACAGCCCGACTCCCCCAAGGTGCAAGTGTGTCCCCCACCCAGGACAGCCCACCCAGTCCCCAGGTGAATGAGAGAGGGTGGGACaggagttttctcttttcttatacaAATACTGTAGTAGGCTGAATAACAGCCACTCAGTGGTCCTAATTCCTGAAACCTGTAAATATTACCTCCTATAGGAAAAGGATCTTTGccaatgtgattaaattaaggatcttgggacttccctggaggcccgtgcttccaccacagggggcgtgggttcgatccctggtcggggaagtaagatcccacatgccacacggtgtggccaaaaaaaaaaaaaaaaaaaattaaggatcttgagctgagattatcctggattatcatGGGCCCTAAATGCCACAACAAGTGTCCTTTAAAGGGAAAGGTAGAGGGAGTTTCGcacaaaattacaaaattctaAGAGCTCCGGGAGTTTCTTGATCGTATCTCAATGTAACCCAATCTCATACAGCAGCACCCACCTGATCTTTCATGAATTTTCTATTTACATCATTTTCCAGTTAAATATTGCCTTATTTTCCCCCTTAGGTGCAAAAAAGTTTAACATAGATGGGTTTAAAACTGTCAGTGAAAAATGAATGGTCTATACACCTAGAAAAGATGTAGAAACTCATTCAGTTAAGAATAGTCTCAAGAAATCCTAAGAAATAAGGTGAAAGCAAAAGGCAGCAGGGTAAAGATAAGCCTAAATCAAGTCTCTCCTGTTTCCTTGAATCAGGACTCAACACCGTAGAATGAAGACCAGGCAAGAGTCAAAAGATCTGGGTTCTAGCCTATCTCTGACAATCTAGCCTTaccctcagtttacccatctataaaatggctaGATTGGACCCATTTCCTATGGTCCTTCCCAACACCGACATTCTGAGATTCTCTGAACACTTACCTGAGTGTACCACGAAAACAGCGGTGTGTCTTCAAACAGGCTTTTCATATCCAAAGGGAGGAGGAAAACATTGTCTATTGCCgagaggagggaaagggctgGGGAAGTGGAGTTTGGGGGCAGCTGCATGGAATTGTTGAGCCCTTTCATAAGTAACAGCACAGGCTGCTCAGTGTAGACGTTGGCCGCAGACTCCACAGCACAGGAGACCAGCGGGGATAGCTCCATTCTCTCTGAGGTCTCTAGGAACACGATGCTGCGCCCATGGCCCAGGAGGGCTTCCAGCCCCTGCTGGGACTTGTAGGGAGGCAGGTGGGGGAAGAGGCAGCTGGACTTCTGGGTGAACTGGTAGAGGAAGCCACAGGCAAGCAGCAGGATGACCGACAGGGAGAGCTGAAGCTTCATCAGCATGTCCACCCCTCTCTCCTGTCCTGCTCCCTAAAATCAAcactattaattaaaaattatagtcACAAAACCTGATAAAGATAGCACACAAGAAGATGATACCTGAATATCACTTTCAAGCttagattttttaattgaaatatagttgatttataatatgagattactttcaagtgtatagcatagtgattcagtatttttacagattatatttcattaaaaattcttacaaaataatggctataattcccttgctaaacaatatatccttgttgcttttcAATTTTATACCTAGTATAGTTCAtatttcttaatcccctacccctgtttgccccctggccccttccctctcccctttggtcaccactagtttgttttctctacCTTTGAGTCTGTTTTGGTGTTGCGTGtgtgttcatttgtattattttttacattccgcatgtaagtgatatcatacagtatttatctttctctgactgacttattttagtaagtataatattctctagatccatccacgttgctgcaaatggcagaatttcattatttttatggttgagtaataattccattgtatatacacatgtatataccgcatcttctttatccattcatcgtttgatggacacttggcttgcttccatatcttgcctgttgtaaatagtgctgctatgtgcattggggtgcatgtatcttttcaaatcagtgtttttgttttctttggttatataccaaggagtggaattgctggatcatatggtacttctgttatatttttagttttttcaggaacctccatactgttttccatagtggctgcaccaatttacattcccaccaacagtgtatgagggttccctattctctacctcctcgccaacatttgttatttgtagactttttgatgctagccattctgacagatgaaAGGTGATATGTCATTCacgcatttctctaataattatgttttgatttttttaattctaaataaaatatgatcaaatcaaatccagcaatgttaaaaagaaaggtGCATTGATTAGGTTTTATTTGAGGAATGTAAGGATGATTTGTAAtaggaaaataaagaattaataGGAAAACTATTAATGAAATGCATTATTTCcacagattaaagaagaaaagctgtATGATCATTTTGGCTCAGTAGATGCTAACAACAGCATGCTAAAATTTGACATCCATTCATGCTTTTTAAAAGGCACAAGGAAACTTTCTTAAGCTGACAATGTCTACCAGAACATATAGCAATGATCATCCTTAATGTGAAGCATTTGAAATATCCCCATTAAGACCCGGAATATGACATGGATGTCCATTATCACTGTTACTTTCACCGTCATTCTGCTAAGTCTAACCAATGCAgtgaaacaagagaaaagaatttcTACTATGACTATTAGGAAGAGACAAAAATATCACTAGTTGTAGAAAATATGATTGCCTACCTAGAAAATCCAAGATAACTTACcaaaaaactaatagaactaaGAAGCAGCAAACTGAAGGTTAAATAGcttgccaagatcacacagttagcGGAGCCATGACTTTAACTAGGGTCTGCCTGTCCCCAAAGCTCAGGCTCTGAGCAGTTACCTGCAGTACCACCCTCTTCTTCACCATAAGCTCTAACTCCAGCCAACTCCAGGACAGCAGAGATCTCCATTCATCAGTAGTCTATTTTTTGCTTGACATgtaactctttcagaaaatacaaATCCAGTAAATCAGAGCTTACCTTCCAGCCAGAAACTTGTAGTTAGCCAATAACTGCCGTCTTAGCAATGATGACAAGATTTTTCCTGCAACACTTTCTGATAAATCACCACCTAACCTTCAATTCAACAGTGCTGAAGGAAGTAAATCATTGACAGAAGATTATGCCAAACACAGGAAGTTCCCAGGAAGCTCCTCCCTTTGCTAAGTTGCCCTAAACACAAAGACTTGCATATTGTAAGGCGTTCACATGATTtttcaggtgacctacacactaATCCTGCTGGTTTGTGGGCCTATCAGGAGGGTTACAAGGCAACGATTTCACCTGAAGAAAACTGTATAGTAGCACAATCCTGGCGCCAGCAAAGTGTGCACCTAAGCAGTTTGGCCTCAGTCAAAATCATGGGCAGAGACTTGGGGAAGTTCCTTCACCAGACAACCCTGTAACTTGGTCCAAGCTTTGCAAACAAAAGATTTTGTTGAACGAAAAGAAAATTCATCTCCACAAATAAGTAGGTAACGTAGAAACCCCAGCAGTCCAAGGGCCTGGTGATCTGGAACGAGAATTGATTCCCCGATTTCAGTTATGGTGGCTTCCCTTTGCCCAGAAGTCCCCCCTGTGGGATGTGAGCTTCCTCCCCGTCTCACGAGGTCGGCGTCACCACACTCCACTGATGTGGTAATCCCCACATTTCCCAAAATAATGTGACTCTCCTGTGGTCTGGTCCCTATCACCCCTGACAGGCACGCTTAGTAATCCTCTTGCGAGCCACCCTCTGCTCTGTCTTCATCCAGAGCCTTCTCTCAGCCATGAACAGGTATCCACAGAATGCTCTGGTGTGAACAGGGAGGTTCCCTTCAAAGCAGACATTGGATCCTGATATAGCAGCTCCTACGTCAAGGGAAGTAAAGCTGTCCCACTTGTCAGTGGCTTCTCATTTTCTATGTGCCTGAGGTTCTCCAGGAACAGCTCTTTGGGTCTCCAAACACTCCTATTCCTTTTGGAGCTGAATTTCTTCTCTGGACCTTGTCATTTCTAGGGTCAGGGTACCTTGGCATCTTTGCAAAAGTTCCCTGGCACTGGATAGATTGGTCGTTCTTTCCTTATGGAGGGGCAGAGGAAGCAGAGCTCCTGGGCCGCACTCTGGGGTAACCAGAGGACTCCATTTGTGGGAGTGATACGTTCCTAGTGCCCACATTTCAGGTGGGTCACAGATCCTGGTGCCTTCTAGCTGCTTGCAAGATACCCAACACCATCAAACAAGTGGTCGAGGCAGAGAGCAGGGAAGTAGTTGGTGATCTTTGTCACAGGGATGAAAGTGAGCATTAGCGATGCAGTGAAAtactaaacacacaaaaaagtaggACCTGTCTGACCAAGAACCAAGTAGAGGGTATGATGAAAAGAGCAATGAGCTTGGAGTCATGCCTCTACCCACTGTAGCCAAGAGTACTAGAGCAAGTCCTGAAACtgcccagagcctcagctcctctGTACAGTGCTGACCTCAGGCTCGTTGTGAGGATGAAAGGGCTCTATAAGCCAAAGAAGCAACTCCCACTTTCCACCAAGGATAAAAATAGAATACTATTACTGTAGATGGCCTGGACTCCCTGATGACAAACATGAAGTCATTGTTGCTTTCAGATGAATGAAATCTGTTTCCCAGTGAACAGCTGAGAAGGAAATCCTCAGCCCCGTGTGAGAATTGTTGAGATGTGTGCAGAAGTCGGCAGTCAGCCTCTGGTGTCTGGGATCTTTCTGGGTCACAGCCTGATGTCCTTGCTGACTCTTTCCAAGGAGGCCTCCTGTCATCTGAGGCACTCTACCAGGAACGTCCCAGGGACCCTGGATCCTTTCAGCCTTCCCTCTCGTGTTCAGAGCAGAACCGCCTTCCCTTCCGTCTGCTCCCTCTTCTGCCTTCTCTGGACTGTACCACACTAGCTTTCTGTCTGTGCAGGCAGATGGCACAGCAGCGGCTCCTAACCTGGACTCCACAGATCCCTAGAGGCTCAAGGATACGTTTCAGGAGACCCTGGACCCTGAAGCCATAGCTTTCATCAGTACCTTTACCCTGGACGCCATTTATCCACAGTTTCTCCTACATATCCCCTGAGGAAGGTCCCTGCTCTTTGACCCTCCGTGACATTAATTCTGTTTAAAATTCCCACAGATATCTTCACCATACAATCTCAGGCCTTCTTCAACCAGCCAAGCAACCCCTAGGTACCTCAGTACAGATATCTGAGTAGAGATGTACCCAGAGCTATTTACCTATAAGCAATGGATGGGTCTGAATACACTGGTGACAGTCACACATGCATCCAGCTATTATCTACTTTCCTAGAGTTTAGGTCTCCTGTGAGAGAGCTCTTACTTCCTACATTGCAATGTAAGCCAGACTTGGTCAATCCAATGGATTATGGAGCCTTGGTAATTGTTGCTGAGTGATGAGACCTTAGGAAACATGGATTGGTGTAGCCCCAAATAAATGAACAGGATGGGAAAAAATTCTGAATCCATTGTTCTTTCTAT is a genomic window of Delphinus delphis chromosome 4, mDelDel1.2, whole genome shotgun sequence containing:
- the A4GNT gene encoding alpha-1,4-N-acetylglucosaminyltransferase, with the translated sequence MLMKLQLSLSVILLLACGFLYQFTQKSSCLFPHLPPYKSQQGLEALLGHGRSIVFLETSERMELSPLVSCAVESAANVYTEQPVLLLMKGLNNSMQLPPNSTSPALSLLSAIDNVFLLPLDMKSLFEDTPLFSWYTQINSSAERYWLHVSSDASRLAFIWKYGGVYMDTDVISIRPIPEDNFLAAQTSQFSSNGVFGFLPHHPFLWQCMENFVENYNSDIWGHQGPELMTRILRVWCKLRDFQEVSDLKCLNFSFLHPQRFYPISYAAWRRYYEAWDTEPSFNDSYALHLWNYMNQEGRAVVRGSNTLVENLYRKHCPKSYRDLLQGPESSVTGERGPGNK